From one Deinococcus aetherius genomic stretch:
- a CDS encoding helix-turn-helix domain-containing protein, giving the protein MPIRNRTTSPGETFRPHRHDFQEVIWIHSGTGTHTIDGRVGELRGPCVSLVARGQVHAFREMRGLNGHAISFTEDLLGSTPTGQVGRLLFNYSQGDRTYPVAPEVQRAAESVLDLAEREYGRAQESGDFSLLRPLTEALLVLVRRTVTAGLGGEEAAEAGVVGRFLERLEHSFALHHDVAHYAASLNVSARRLSRATNAALGRSAKGLIQDRVILEARRLLSFTDLSVKEVTARVGFADPFSFSRAFKAAVGVPPQDFRDAWKK; this is encoded by the coding sequence ATGCCCATCCGAAACCGGACGACGAGCCCCGGGGAGACCTTCCGCCCCCACCGCCACGACTTCCAGGAGGTGATCTGGATTCATTCGGGCACGGGGACGCACACCATCGACGGACGGGTGGGCGAGCTGCGCGGGCCCTGCGTGTCCCTGGTCGCGCGGGGGCAGGTGCACGCCTTCCGGGAGATGCGCGGGCTGAACGGACACGCCATCTCCTTCACGGAGGACCTGCTGGGCAGCACCCCCACGGGGCAGGTGGGCCGCCTGCTCTTCAACTACTCGCAGGGGGACCGGACCTACCCCGTGGCCCCCGAGGTGCAGCGGGCCGCCGAGAGCGTTCTCGACCTCGCCGAGCGGGAGTACGGGCGGGCGCAGGAGAGCGGGGACTTCAGCCTGCTGCGGCCCCTGACCGAAGCCCTGCTCGTGCTCGTGCGCCGCACTGTGACCGCCGGGCTCGGCGGGGAGGAGGCGGCCGAGGCCGGCGTCGTCGGGCGCTTCCTGGAGCGGCTCGAACACAGCTTCGCCCTGCACCACGACGTCGCCCACTACGCGGCGAGCCTGAACGTGTCCGCCAGGCGGCTCTCGCGCGCGACGAACGCCGCCCTGGGCCGCAGCGCCAAGGGGCTCATCCAGGACCGGGTGATCCTGGAGGCCCGCAGGCTCCTGAGCTTCACTGACCTCAGCGTGAAGGAGGTCACCGCCCGGGTGGGCTTCGCCGACCCCTTCTCCTTCAGCCGGGCCTTCAAAGCGGCGGTCGGCGTGCCCCCGCAGGACTTCCGCGACGCCTGGAAGAAATGA
- a CDS encoding mannitol dehydrogenase family protein — translation MVKLSLSTLHALGPGVAVPAYDPRRQTPGIVHFGVGAFHRSHEAMYIDRLLNAGAGEGWAICGVGVLPSDARMRDVLAAQDHLYTLVTRSPDGRSEARVIGSITEYLFAPDDPERVLERLADPATRIVSLTVTEGGYSVSPATGEFDPSGEDIRHDLGPGAAPRTVFGFITEGLRRRRERGVPPFTVMSCDNLQGNGHVTRRALTSFARLKDPELGEWMGRNVAFPNSMVDRITPATTDADRRDLAAESGVEDGWPVVAETFTQWVLEDEFTLGRPPLELVGVQVVGDVEPYELMKLRLLNASHQAVGYLGLLAGFTFVHEACQAPPFARFLLGYMEREGTPTLRPVPGIDLGAYHHELIARFSNEAIRDTLARLIVDSSERIPKFLLPVVREQLARGGEIGHAALVVAAWSCYLEAVTRGDGAAGGLPPLQDQRAEALAGAVRREAERPGAFLDLREVFGDLGEDGRFREAYLDARRRLSLGGPVEAMRALADDPTSAAPDPLLTSSRQR, via the coding sequence ATGGTCAAACTGTCCCTCTCCACACTTCACGCCCTCGGTCCGGGGGTGGCCGTCCCCGCCTACGATCCACGGCGGCAGACCCCGGGGATCGTCCACTTCGGGGTGGGGGCCTTTCACCGCTCGCACGAGGCCATGTACATCGACCGGCTGCTGAATGCCGGGGCGGGCGAGGGCTGGGCGATCTGCGGGGTGGGCGTCCTGCCGTCGGACGCCCGGATGCGGGACGTGCTGGCCGCCCAGGACCACCTGTACACCCTGGTCACACGCTCACCCGACGGCAGGTCCGAGGCCCGGGTCATCGGCTCGATTACCGAGTACCTGTTCGCCCCGGACGACCCCGAGCGGGTCCTGGAACGCCTCGCCGACCCGGCCACCCGCATCGTCTCGCTCACCGTCACCGAGGGGGGCTACAGCGTGAGCCCGGCGACCGGAGAGTTCGACCCCTCCGGCGAGGACATCCGGCACGACCTCGGTCCGGGGGCGGCGCCCCGCACGGTCTTCGGCTTCATCACCGAGGGGCTGCGGCGGCGCCGGGAGCGCGGCGTCCCGCCCTTCACGGTGATGTCGTGCGACAACCTCCAGGGCAACGGCCACGTGACGCGCCGGGCGCTGACCTCGTTTGCCCGCCTCAAGGACCCCGAACTCGGGGAGTGGATGGGCCGGAACGTGGCCTTCCCGAACTCGATGGTGGACCGCATCACGCCCGCGACGACCGACGCGGACCGCCGGGACCTCGCGGCCGAATCCGGCGTCGAAGACGGGTGGCCGGTCGTGGCGGAGACGTTTACCCAGTGGGTTCTGGAGGACGAGTTCACCCTGGGGCGCCCCCCGCTGGAACTCGTGGGCGTTCAGGTCGTGGGTGACGTCGAGCCCTACGAGCTGATGAAGCTGCGGCTCCTGAACGCCTCGCACCAGGCGGTCGGTTACCTGGGCCTGCTCGCCGGGTTCACGTTCGTCCACGAGGCCTGTCAGGCCCCGCCCTTCGCCCGCTTCCTGCTGGGGTACATGGAGCGGGAGGGCACGCCGACCCTGCGGCCGGTGCCCGGGATCGACCTCGGCGCCTATCACCACGAACTCATCGCCCGGTTCTCGAACGAGGCGATTCGGGACACCCTGGCCCGCCTCATCGTGGATAGCTCGGAACGCATTCCCAAGTTCCTGCTCCCGGTCGTGCGCGAGCAGTTGGCCCGGGGCGGCGAGATCGGGCACGCCGCCCTCGTCGTCGCGGCCTGGAGCTGCTACCTGGAGGCGGTCACGCGCGGGGACGGCGCGGCGGGCGGGCTGCCGCCCCTGCAAGACCAGCGCGCGGAGGCCCTGGCCGGGGCGGTGCGCCGGGAGGCGGAGCGGCCGGGAGCCTTCCTCGACCTCCGGGAGGTCTTCGGGGACCTGGGCGAGGACGGGCGTTTCCGGGAGGCGTACCTCGACGCCCGCAGACGCCTGAGCCTTGGGGGCCCCGTCGAGGCCATGAGAGCCCTCGCGGACGATCCCACCTCCGCCGCCCCCGACCCCCTCCTGACCTCCTCCCGGCAGAGGTGA
- a CDS encoding VOC family protein, translating into MPDLLPAPRLHPDLTLHHVELTVGSLGRSLDFYREVLGLTVLAAGDGAARLGVGGRTLLALRELPGAAPAPRSSPGLYHFALLVPTRADLGRFVRHAGGLGVRLGQSDHLVSEAFYLQDPDGHGIEVYRDRPRGEWRWVGGEVRMAGDPIDLPGLLLEAGPPAPWTGLPDGTVMGHVHLRVADLGAAEAFYAGTLGFDVVSRWPGALFVSVGGYHHHLGLNTWQSLGGEAAPGGSAHLERVWLHLPDAEALDALAGRLRLRRVSFTEPSHAGGTLEVRDPFGTRLAFTA; encoded by the coding sequence ATGCCCGATCTCCTCCCCGCCCCCCGACTCCACCCCGACCTCACCCTCCACCACGTCGAACTGACGGTGGGTTCCCTCGGGCGCAGCCTCGATTTCTACCGGGAGGTGCTGGGGCTGACGGTCCTCGCCGCCGGGGACGGCGCGGCGCGGCTGGGGGTGGGGGGCCGCACGCTCCTCGCCCTGCGCGAGCTTCCGGGCGCGGCCCCCGCTCCCCGCTCCAGCCCCGGCCTGTACCACTTCGCCCTGCTCGTGCCCACCCGCGCCGACCTGGGCCGCTTCGTGCGGCACGCGGGCGGGCTGGGGGTGCGGCTGGGGCAGAGTGACCACCTCGTCAGCGAGGCCTTTTACCTCCAGGACCCCGACGGCCACGGCATCGAGGTCTACCGCGACCGCCCGCGCGGGGAGTGGCGGTGGGTGGGCGGCGAGGTGCGGATGGCGGGCGACCCCATCGACCTCCCCGGCCTGCTGCTGGAGGCCGGACCGCCCGCGCCCTGGACCGGGCTGCCGGACGGCACCGTGATGGGGCACGTCCACCTGCGCGTCGCGGACCTGGGCGCCGCCGAGGCCTTTTACGCGGGCACCCTGGGCTTCGACGTGGTGAGCCGCTGGCCGGGGGCCCTCTTCGTCTCCGTCGGCGGCTACCACCACCACCTCGGCCTGAACACCTGGCAGAGCCTGGGCGGGGAGGCCGCGCCGGGGGGCAGCGCGCACCTCGAACGTGTCTGGCTCCACCTCCCGGACGCGGAGGCCCTGGACGCGCTCGCGGGTCGCCTGCGGCTGCGCCGCGTCTCCTTCACCGAACCTTCGCACGCGGGCGGCACCCTGGAGGTGCGCGACCCCTTCGGCACCCGGCTCGCCTTCACCGCCTGA
- a CDS encoding carbohydrate ABC transporter permease, translated as MTTVPTSGPASRTVGDRHRLRNILLTLLTYLLALAFLFPLIWMIMAAFKTEAQAFATPPVFFFTPIWDNFQRALPSYLPALTNSLVAAVGSTLLAFVLGLPAAFALAVYPTRRAQGVLTWMLSTKFMPAVGVIVPLFLLFRNLGLLDTRLGLILMYTTMNLPLVVWMMHSYMSEIPFAIYEAAKVDGASVAQEFFGIALPLSMPGIAATALLALIFAWNEVFFALNLTSADAAPLSVFIGEFKTSQGLFWAQLSAAATLVVLPVLIFGWIAQRQLVRGLSFGAVK; from the coding sequence ATGACCACGGTTCCAACTTCCGGCCCGGCGTCCCGCACCGTGGGTGACCGCCACCGCCTGCGCAACATCCTGCTGACGCTGCTGACCTACCTGCTCGCGCTGGCCTTTCTGTTTCCCCTGATCTGGATGATCATGGCGGCCTTCAAGACCGAGGCGCAGGCCTTCGCCACGCCGCCCGTCTTCTTCTTCACCCCCATCTGGGATAACTTCCAGCGTGCGCTGCCGAGCTACCTGCCCGCCCTGACGAACTCGCTGGTCGCGGCGGTGGGCTCCACCCTGCTCGCCTTCGTCCTGGGGCTGCCCGCCGCCTTCGCGCTCGCGGTGTACCCCACCCGCCGGGCGCAGGGGGTGCTGACCTGGATGCTCTCGACCAAGTTCATGCCCGCCGTGGGCGTGATCGTGCCCCTCTTCCTGCTCTTTCGCAACCTGGGGCTGCTCGACACGCGGCTCGGCCTGATCCTGATGTACACGACGATGAACCTGCCCCTGGTCGTGTGGATGATGCACTCGTACATGTCGGAAATTCCCTTCGCCATCTACGAGGCGGCGAAGGTGGACGGCGCCTCGGTGGCCCAGGAGTTCTTCGGGATCGCGCTGCCGCTCTCCATGCCCGGGATCGCCGCGACCGCGCTGCTGGCGCTGATCTTCGCCTGGAACGAGGTGTTCTTCGCGCTGAACCTCACCTCGGCCGATGCCGCGCCCCTGAGCGTGTTCATCGGCGAGTTCAAGACCAGCCAGGGCCTGTTCTGGGCGCAACTGAGCGCCGCCGCCACCCTGGTCGTGCTGCCGGTGCTGATCTTCGGCTGGATTGCGCAGCGGCAACTCGTGCGCGGCCTGAGCTTCGGGGCCGTGAAGTGA
- a CDS encoding ABC transporter substrate-binding protein has product MKRLALLSLALCATAQAATTITIATVNNPDMVTMQKLTPEFNKKYPDINVKWVVLPENELRQKITLDVASGAGSFDVATVGVYEVPIWAKNGWLDPLTPLFQKNPAIASSYKLNDILPSVRNALTVNGQLYAVPFYAESSMTFYNKDLFKKAGLTMPQNPTWQQIQTFASKIHNPSQGVYGVCLRGLPGWGENMAFITTMANTFGGRWYDQNWQAQLNTPAWKNALTFYVNTLKKYGPPGATSNGFTENLTLMSQGKCGMWVDATVAAGFLSDPSSSKIVNSVGFANAPVGPGTPRGSNWFWSWNLAIPKSTKKEDAAFKFLTWATSPEYINLVAKTKGTWAAVPPGTRTSTYTNPNYKKAAGAFSNLVLSSINRADVTKPTKDPVPYTGIQYVSIPQFQALGTQVGQYMAGALSGQTSIDQALRQGQDAANRVAKEGGFQK; this is encoded by the coding sequence ATGAAGCGACTCGCCCTGCTCAGCCTTGCCCTGTGCGCGACCGCGCAGGCCGCGACGACGATCACCATCGCCACCGTGAACAACCCCGACATGGTGACGATGCAAAAGCTCACCCCGGAGTTCAACAAGAAGTACCCGGACATCAACGTGAAGTGGGTCGTGCTGCCGGAAAACGAGCTGCGCCAGAAGATCACCCTGGACGTGGCGAGCGGGGCGGGCTCCTTCGACGTCGCCACGGTGGGCGTGTACGAGGTGCCGATCTGGGCCAAGAACGGCTGGCTCGATCCCCTGACGCCCCTCTTCCAGAAGAACCCCGCCATCGCCAGTTCGTACAAACTCAACGACATCCTCCCCAGCGTACGTAATGCGCTCACCGTGAACGGGCAGCTCTACGCCGTCCCCTTCTACGCCGAGTCGAGCATGACCTTCTACAACAAGGACCTGTTCAAGAAGGCCGGGCTGACCATGCCGCAAAACCCCACCTGGCAGCAGATCCAGACCTTCGCCAGCAAGATCCACAACCCCTCGCAGGGCGTGTACGGGGTCTGCTTGCGCGGCCTGCCCGGCTGGGGCGAGAACATGGCCTTCATCACCACGATGGCGAACACCTTCGGTGGGCGTTGGTACGACCAGAACTGGCAGGCCCAGCTCAACACCCCTGCCTGGAAGAACGCGCTGACCTTCTACGTGAACACGCTGAAGAAGTACGGCCCCCCCGGCGCTACGAGCAACGGGTTCACCGAGAACCTGACCCTGATGAGCCAGGGCAAGTGCGGCATGTGGGTGGACGCCACCGTGGCGGCGGGCTTCCTGTCCGACCCCTCCTCCTCCAAGATCGTGAATTCGGTGGGCTTTGCCAACGCGCCTGTCGGCCCCGGCACCCCGCGCGGCAGCAACTGGTTCTGGTCGTGGAACTTGGCGATTCCCAAGAGCACCAAGAAGGAGGACGCCGCCTTCAAGTTCCTGACCTGGGCCACGAGCCCCGAGTACATCAACCTTGTCGCCAAGACCAAGGGCACCTGGGCCGCCGTGCCCCCCGGCACCCGCACGAGCACGTACACCAACCCCAACTACAAGAAGGCCGCCGGGGCGTTCAGCAACCTCGTGCTGAGCTCCATCAACCGCGCCGACGTGACCAAGCCCACCAAGGACCCGGTGCCCTACACCGGCATCCAGTACGTGTCGATCCCGCAGTTCCAGGCGCTCGGCACCCAGGTCGGGCAGTACATGGCGGGGGCGCTGAGCGGGCAGACCTCCATCGACCAGGCGCTGAGGCAGGGCCAGGACGCCGCGAACCGGGTTGCCAAGGAGGGCGGCTTCCAGAAGTAA
- a CDS encoding YceI family protein — protein sequence MNTNALRLLALAALSLPLAAAAPVKFEVATSSENVNVVTVESETAVENFTGRTNKVRGSLTFDPQAKAGGGTVIIDGASIDTGIAARNGHMRGSQWLNFDKTPDVKFTATRVTPLGGDRYRIVGTLTMNGVTRPLTTEATVRYTAANDTTKAAGFKGNVLAVSTRFNIKLSDFGVKHGQIDAGRVSNDLTLAVRFIASDG from the coding sequence ATGAACACAAACGCCCTGCGTCTCCTCGCCCTCGCCGCGCTTTCCCTTCCCCTCGCCGCCGCCGCGCCCGTCAAGTTCGAGGTGGCGACCTCCTCCGAGAACGTCAACGTCGTGACCGTCGAGAGCGAGACGGCGGTCGAGAACTTCACGGGCCGCACGAACAAGGTCCGGGGCAGCCTCACCTTCGACCCGCAGGCGAAGGCGGGTGGGGGCACGGTCATCATCGACGGGGCGAGCATCGACACCGGCATCGCCGCGCGCAACGGGCACATGCGCGGTTCGCAGTGGCTCAACTTCGATAAGACGCCTGACGTGAAGTTCACGGCGACGCGGGTCACCCCCCTCGGCGGCGACCGCTACCGGATCGTGGGCACCCTCACGATGAACGGGGTGACCCGGCCGCTGACGACCGAGGCGACCGTGCGCTACACCGCCGCCAACGACACGACGAAGGCGGCGGGGTTCAAGGGCAATGTCCTCGCCGTGAGTACCCGCTTCAACATCAAGCTCAGCGACTTCGGGGTCAAGCACGGCCAGATCGACGCGGGCCGCGTGAGCAACGACCTCACCCTCGCGGTGCGCTTCATTGCCAGCGACGGGTAA
- a CDS encoding carbohydrate ABC transporter permease, translating into MTTVQTLPTTTTRVPPAPKRGIRLTPAALIWPAMLYLILTTQVPFFMTVYYSFFRYNLVDPTSRPFIGFGNYVTLLSDPQNLRILLNTVVLAGGTLILTLIIGAALALLLNREFLGRALLRTLLISSFLVMPIVTAVIWKNMLLSPTSGFFAWVSQNFGQAPVDWLGQFPMFSVILMITWEWTPFAALILLTGLQSLPDDQIEAARLDGASPWQEFQHIVLPHWMQAIQVVVLMETIALLQVYGEIYGSTSGGPGIATTNLPYFIYQKAFAEYNIGLASAAGVLTVILTNILAVYLLRLINRTTASNRGG; encoded by the coding sequence ATGACCACGGTTCAAACCCTGCCCACCACCACGACGCGGGTGCCGCCCGCGCCCAAACGCGGTATCCGGCTCACCCCCGCCGCCCTGATCTGGCCCGCGATGCTGTACCTAATCCTGACGACGCAGGTGCCGTTTTTCATGACGGTGTACTACTCGTTCTTCCGGTACAACCTCGTGGACCCCACCAGCCGACCCTTCATCGGGTTCGGGAACTACGTGACGCTGCTGAGTGATCCGCAGAACCTGCGCATCCTGCTGAACACGGTCGTGCTGGCGGGCGGGACCTTGATCCTGACGCTGATCATCGGCGCGGCGCTCGCGCTGCTGCTCAACCGCGAGTTCCTGGGGCGGGCACTCCTCAGGACCCTGCTGATCTCGTCGTTTCTGGTCATGCCCATCGTCACGGCGGTGATCTGGAAGAACATGCTGCTCAGCCCCACCTCGGGCTTTTTCGCGTGGGTGTCGCAGAACTTCGGGCAGGCGCCCGTGGACTGGCTGGGCCAGTTCCCCATGTTCTCGGTCATCCTGATGATCACCTGGGAGTGGACGCCCTTCGCGGCGCTGATCCTGCTCACCGGCCTGCAAAGCCTGCCCGACGACCAGATCGAGGCGGCGCGGCTCGACGGCGCCTCGCCCTGGCAGGAGTTCCAGCACATCGTCCTCCCCCACTGGATGCAGGCCATCCAGGTGGTCGTGCTGATGGAGACCATCGCGCTCTTGCAGGTCTACGGCGAGATCTACGGCTCGACCTCAGGCGGTCCCGGCATTGCCACCACGAACCTGCCGTACTTCATCTACCAGAAGGCCTTTGCCGAGTACAACATCGGCCTGGCGAGCGCGGCGGGGGTGCTGACGGTGATCCTGACGAATATTCTGGCCGTGTACCTGCTCAGGCTGATCAACCGCACGACCGCGAGCAACCGGGGAGGCTGA
- a CDS encoding LacI family DNA-binding transcriptional regulator, with protein sequence MSTIQDVARRAGVSPTTAKRALREPEKLTPETLARVRTAIAELHYEPDVRAGSLRGGHSRTVGLVVGSIVEPFFAEFARTAGRTLQAAGYTLIITENEYSARQELPELQRLYGQRVAAVLVRPGYGPESREYLERLRGRGVFVFEYDYRPPGSSFPSLTLDNAAAMRGAVAYLHGLGHTRITTLGTYDPVVLPEERSRAFPGAMRERGLEVVLAYRRVALPTEDTAYTLTHELLGLPEPPTALIALAGTQAVGAFRAIRERGLTLPRDLSLLTFDNYPWTALVDPPVTVIEQPVEAMAEAAARAVVGALEGGEVDQGHRVMPGRLIVRGSCAAPPRERAGR encoded by the coding sequence GTGTCCACGATTCAGGATGTCGCCCGGCGGGCGGGCGTCTCCCCCACGACGGCCAAACGCGCGCTGCGCGAGCCCGAGAAGCTCACGCCCGAGACGCTGGCCCGGGTGCGGACGGCCATCGCCGAGCTGCACTACGAGCCCGACGTGCGGGCCGGGAGCCTGCGGGGCGGGCATAGCCGCACGGTGGGGCTGGTGGTGGGAAGCATCGTGGAGCCCTTTTTCGCCGAGTTCGCGCGCACGGCGGGGCGCACGCTCCAAGCGGCGGGCTACACCCTGATCATCACGGAAAACGAGTACTCCGCCCGGCAGGAGCTGCCCGAACTCCAGCGGCTGTACGGCCAGCGGGTCGCGGCGGTCCTGGTGCGGCCCGGGTACGGCCCGGAGAGCCGCGAGTATCTGGAACGGCTGCGGGGGCGCGGGGTCTTCGTATTCGAGTACGACTACCGGCCCCCGGGCTCGTCCTTTCCCAGTCTGACCCTGGACAACGCCGCCGCGATGCGGGGGGCGGTGGCGTACCTGCACGGTCTGGGCCACACCCGCATCACCACCCTGGGCACCTACGACCCGGTCGTCCTGCCCGAGGAACGGTCGCGCGCCTTTCCGGGGGCGATGCGCGAGCGCGGTCTGGAGGTTGTGCTCGCCTACCGGCGCGTCGCCCTGCCAACCGAGGACACCGCCTACACGCTGACCCACGAGCTGCTGGGCCTGCCCGAGCCGCCCACCGCCCTGATCGCGCTGGCGGGCACGCAGGCGGTGGGCGCCTTCCGGGCCATCCGCGAGCGGGGGCTTACGCTGCCCCGGGACCTCTCGCTGCTGACCTTCGACAACTACCCCTGGACGGCGCTCGTGGACCCGCCCGTCACGGTGATCGAGCAGCCCGTGGAGGCGATGGCCGAGGCGGCGGCGCGGGCGGTAGTCGGCGCGCTGGAGGGCGGCGAGGTGGACCAGGGGCACCGGGTCATGCCGGGGCGGCTGATCGTGCGCGGAAGCTGCGCCGCGCCGCCCAGGGAGAGGGCGGGACGCTGA
- a CDS encoding SDR family NAD(P)-dependent oxidoreductase gives MRPYEYAGGTAVLTGAASGIGRALAVDLASRGSHLALIDRDEEGLRTLVARLRPQYPDLKITTHGFDLSRIDEIPALADDVLREHGGLTLLINNAGVALSGSFEQLTLDEFEWVMTINFRAVVAVTKAFLPALLATPDSHVVNVSSLFGLIGPAGQSAYSSSKFAVRGFSEVLRHELAGRGVGVTTVHPGGIRTNIARNARLGSGVGAAEAGAGQREFERLLRMDPARAARVILAGVAHREPRVLVGSDAAVLDLLARLLPGSYGRVLAALQGRVGRS, from the coding sequence GTGCGGCCCTACGAGTACGCGGGCGGGACCGCCGTCCTGACGGGCGCGGCGAGCGGGATCGGGCGAGCACTGGCGGTTGACCTCGCCTCGCGCGGCAGCCACCTCGCCCTGATCGACCGGGACGAGGAGGGGCTGCGAACCCTCGTCGCCCGGTTGCGCCCCCAGTACCCGGACCTCAAGATCACCACCCACGGGTTCGACCTGAGCCGTATTGACGAGATTCCTGCCCTCGCCGACGACGTGCTGCGCGAGCACGGGGGCCTCACCCTGCTGATCAACAACGCGGGCGTGGCGCTGAGCGGCAGCTTCGAGCAGCTCACCCTCGACGAATTCGAGTGGGTCATGACCATCAACTTCCGGGCGGTCGTCGCCGTGACGAAGGCGTTCCTGCCCGCGCTGCTCGCCACGCCCGACTCGCACGTGGTGAACGTCTCCAGCCTCTTCGGCTTGATCGGCCCGGCGGGGCAGAGCGCCTACTCGTCGAGCAAGTTCGCGGTGCGCGGCTTCTCGGAGGTGCTGCGGCACGAACTCGCCGGGCGCGGGGTGGGCGTGACGACCGTCCACCCGGGCGGAATCAGGACGAACATCGCCCGCAATGCCCGCCTCGGCTCGGGGGTCGGCGCCGCCGAGGCAGGGGCGGGGCAGCGGGAGTTCGAGCGACTGCTGCGGATGGACCCCGCCCGGGCGGCGCGGGTGATCCTGGCCGGGGTGGCGCACCGGGAGCCGCGCGTGCTCGTGGGGTCGGACGCCGCCGTGCTCGACCTCCTCGCGCGGCTGCTGCCGGGGTCGTACGGGCGGGTGCTGGCGGCCTTGCAGGGGCGGGTGGGGCGATCCTAG
- a CDS encoding NAD(P)-dependent alcohol dehydrogenase → MPTYDSSSPRSSRTSVLHGVRDLRWETREVAAPGPREVRVRVRRIGVCGSDVHYYTHGRIGQFVVTAPLVLGHEVMGVVDAVGEGVTRVKIGDRVALEPGYPCRRCAYCKRGEYNLCPEMTFMATPPVHGALAEHVIWPDDFAFPLPDAISDDAGALIEPLAVGVWAARRGAVSPGQSVAVFGAGPIGCTTLQAARAAGATTLIAVDLEDFRLDLARRVGATHTVNARHEDPITRIREITRGDLPETHAGVDAAFETAGSLPTTRLSLAAPRPGGTTVLVGLPPDPEVSLDIVSAASREVSIRGVFRYANCYPAAIALVESGAVDLDALVTHRYPFEQTPEAFEFAGGEKRASMKVMIDVG, encoded by the coding sequence ATGCCGACCTACGATTCCTCCTCCCCCCGCTCCTCACGCACCAGCGTCCTCCACGGCGTCCGTGACCTGCGCTGGGAGACGCGCGAGGTGGCGGCCCCCGGTCCCCGGGAGGTCCGCGTGCGAGTGCGGCGCATCGGCGTGTGTGGCAGCGACGTTCACTACTACACCCACGGCAGGATCGGGCAGTTCGTGGTCACCGCCCCCCTGGTCCTCGGCCACGAGGTCATGGGTGTGGTGGACGCGGTGGGCGAGGGTGTCACGCGCGTCAAGATTGGCGACCGGGTGGCGCTGGAGCCCGGTTACCCCTGCCGCCGCTGCGCCTACTGCAAGCGCGGCGAGTACAACCTCTGCCCCGAGATGACCTTCATGGCGACCCCGCCCGTCCACGGCGCCCTCGCCGAGCACGTCATCTGGCCCGACGACTTCGCCTTCCCCCTGCCCGACGCCATCAGCGACGACGCGGGCGCCCTGATCGAACCCCTCGCGGTGGGCGTGTGGGCGGCGCGCAGGGGGGCTGTCTCGCCCGGGCAGAGCGTCGCGGTCTTCGGGGCCGGGCCCATCGGCTGCACGACGTTGCAAGCGGCGCGGGCGGCGGGGGCGACCACCCTGATCGCGGTGGACCTGGAGGACTTCCGGCTCGACCTCGCCCGCAGGGTGGGAGCGACTCATACGGTCAACGCCCGGCACGAGGACCCCATCACCCGCATCCGTGAGATCACGCGCGGTGATCTGCCCGAGACGCACGCCGGGGTGGACGCGGCCTTCGAGACGGCCGGGAGCCTGCCGACCACCCGCCTGAGCCTCGCCGCTCCCCGCCCCGGCGGCACGACGGTTCTCGTGGGCCTGCCGCCCGACCCGGAGGTGAGTCTCGACATCGTCTCGGCCGCCAGCCGTGAGGTGAGCATCCGGGGTGTGTTCCGCTACGCGAACTGCTACCCGGCGGCCATCGCGCTCGTGGAGAGCGGGGCCGTGGACCTCGACGCGCTCGTCACCCACCG